The segment TGATAAATTCATTTCAATGAATTTTCCATGGACACTGCTTGAAGGCAAGAGCTACATCTGTCGCTGTTTATGCTTGGGGTTGGTCTTACAGAGGACAAACCAGCGCCCACGCCTCTTCACCATGTAGCAGTCTCTACAGCGCTTCTTGATGACACCCTTGGTCTTGAAGCCCAGCGAGGGCTGTAGGGACAGCACGGGACCTCCACAGAGAAGTGAGCGCACCTCTGCGCAGGGTTTGGCGCTTGGCAACGTCCCTAGCAGGATCGAGAAGGCTCGGGGCTTCACCGCGAGGCGACTCAGGTCCACCACCGAAGCCACCACGCTCCGTACAAACAGGGCGGCCATGCTGAGCCCAGACCTGGGGGGAAAGAAGCTTGGTCATCGGTGCTGCACGTCTGACTATCCTAGGTCCTCCCCTATCAAGGCTACTTGGCGTCAGAGGTCAGAGTACACTTGCCAGACCCTGGGCTCCGCGTTCCCACGTGCCCGGGTCTGTGCGCTCCCGGGAAGCTCAGCCCGGCCACGGACCCCGCCCGCACTCCCGGCCAGCAGCTCTGCCACGCGCCTCTGCCTGTCCCCACGGAATCCCGGACCTACACCTGGAGAGGGGTGCCACCGGCGGAGAAATCGGCAATCGACCTCAGACGCGGGTTACCTAGGCTTCCGCGTCTGCGCAGTGGGGCGGGACGCGCCGCCAGAAAGAAAGATGGCGTAGGGTCACGTGGAATTACGTGTGACCTGCAGAGGAAGGCTAAGGCTCATGCTTCCGGGGAGATAAAGCCCTCCTGGTCTCCGTATTCTGTATCTAGAATCCTGCACTCTAAGCTCTGCCTCCGCAGATGCTGGGACCACTATGTATTGGGAAATCTGGTGCCCATGGGAAACTGCCAACAGTGAATtggaaacaaatcaaaacccAAAATTCTGA is part of the Rattus norvegicus strain BN/NHsdMcwi chromosome 1, GRCr8, whole genome shotgun sequence genome and harbors:
- the Mrpl36 gene encoding large ribosomal subunit protein bL36m; this translates as MAALFVRSVVASVVDLSRLAVKPRAFSILLGTLPSAKPCAEVRSLLCGGPVLSLQPSLGFKTKGVIKKRCRDCYMVKRRGRWFVLCKTNPKHKQRQM